The following proteins are co-located in the Primulina tabacum isolate GXHZ01 chromosome 11, ASM2559414v2, whole genome shotgun sequence genome:
- the LOC142519008 gene encoding enhancer of mRNA-decapping protein 4-like isoform X2 translates to MEYGKQKSCEPMNTEAVNVADMATPGNPNTPGGAPPFDMPKVFRPSNSPAATLASNPNPQNITNSDSPFTNPNLISAPFTAPSASFPPPAAAGGGQYSYLPQTSPFHHRPQFHHLPMYSPPSNSREFADVHPQRSMSFPTPTLQPQVPAASSPHHLNLQAALISQSPNTHGARLMALLSAPPSTLDSPNESTIPMPQTLPTSSGSDFSMPQFMNNLPSGPGLLVSHQGPVMRMPSSKLPKGRHLSGDHLVYDIDIRLPGEVQPQLEVTPITKYGSDPGLVVGRQIAVNKTYICYGLKLGAIRVLNINTALRSLLKGLAQRVTDMAFFAEDVHLLASASVDGRVYVWKITEGPDEEDKQQITGRIVTAIQITGEGESVHPRVCWHCHKQEVLAVGIGKQVLKIDTTKVGKGEKFSVDEPLKCAVDKLIDGIQLVGSHDAEVTDLSMCQWMTTRLVSASVDGTIKIWEDRNPLPIAVLQPHGGQPVSSVTFLAAPHRPDHIILITGGPLNREVKIWVSASQEGWLLPINAESWHCTQTLELMSSEARIEEAFFNQVIALSQAGLLLMANAKKNAIYVVHLEYGPNPAATRMDYIAEFTVTMRILSFTGTSESLPNGEQVVQVYCVQTQAIQQYALDLSQCLPPAIGNLVHEKSDSNVSREVSVIEGLANLESSGNKTTEASIATSAPSSSIHENGLENIPTVRYPVDPVSADSLSLQDFATSSIESKPMPSPVIASDANLSSVASPSLPLSPRLSGTLSGFRNPSSSFDHGVLNIDPVVEPKMVEYTVDRQMDSVHSNLSDVASLDGDSRNYDNKHSLDDISLALNHSIEFRHPTHLVTPSEILMANSSSEVIHATEAQSEVELKIQDVVMSNETRNSVVEVKVVGETKFNQNIDDGSREELQTFLSENKERTFCSQASDLGIEMAREYRTVSPETYIVEEDRQFDGAGGTETVAQPSTVEEETRDSAKDGPGRVIDPSIPVLTPQPAPNVKGKKQKGKSAQGSGPSSPSPSAFNSADSSNEPGLRYSTPVESQIYSMQEVLHRLVALQKDIQKQMTTMIAVPVIKEGRRLEASLGRSMEKAVKANADALWARLQEENAKQEKVSQERAQLVTNMISSFLNKDLPSLIEKNVKREVSSLGQSVARTIIPTIEKAISTSIVESFQKGVGDKAVNQLEKSVNFKLEAIVGRQIHSQFQTSGKQALQEILKSSLEVSVIPAFEMSCRAMFEQVDSAFQKGMVEHTAAAQQQFEASHSSLALVLRDAITSATSMSQTLSNELLDGQRKLVALAAAGVNSKAANTLTNQLSNCPLGALHEKLEVDPTKELSRLVAERKYEEAFIAALHRSDVTVVSWLCSHVDLPTLLAMNPLLLSQGVLLSLLQQLACDISKETPRKLTWMREVLTAINPADPVINVHVRPIFEQVYQIMNHHHSIPTTTVSELSSVRLIMHVINSMLMGSK, encoded by the exons ATGGAATATGGCAAACAAAAGAGCTGTGAGCCTATGAACACTGAAGCAGTTAATGTTGCAGACATGGCGACCCCTGGAAATCCCAATACACCCGGCGGAGCTCCTCCTTTCGACATGCCCAAGGTGTTCAGACCTTCCAATTCCCCGGCAGCGACACTTGCTTCCAACCCCAATCCCCAAAACATTACTAACAGCGATAGCCCCTTCACTAACCctaatttgatttcagctcCCTTTACGGCCCCCTCGGCCTCTTTCCCGCCGCCCGCCGCTGCCGGCGGAGGGCAGTATTCGTATCTTCCTCAAACCTCGCCGTTCCATCACCGACCTCAGTTCCACCATCTTCCTATGTACAGTCCCCCATCCAACTCTCGGGAATTTGCTGACGTTCACCCCCAGAGGTCCATGTCTTTCCCTACGCCCACCCTCCAACCCCAAGTTCCAGCGGCTAGTTCCCCTCACCACCTTAATCTCCAAGCCGCTCTTATTTCCCAAAGCCCTAACACCCACGGCGCTCGTTTGATGGCGCTTTTGAGTGCTCCACCTTCAACGCTGGACAGTCCAAATGAGTCCACAATTCCGATGCCCCAAACTCTCCCTACTTCTTCGGGCTCTGACTTTTCCATGCCACAATTTATGAACAATTTGCCGTCTGGACCTGGATTATTAGTTTCACATCAGGGCCCTGTGATGCGGATGCCAAGTAGTAAACTCCCCAAGGGGAGGCATTTGAGCGGCGATCATTTGGTTTATGATATAGATATCAGGTTGCCAGGAGAGGTGCAGCCCCAGCTTGAGGTTACACCCATTACCAAATATGGGTCGGACCCAGGACTTGTAGTGGGCAGGCAAATCGCAGtgaataaaacatatatatgttaTGGACTTAAGTTGGGGGCTATTAGGGTGCTTAATATCAACACAGCCTTAAGATCATTGCTCAAAGGCCTAGCTCAG AGGGTCACAGACATGGCTTTCTTTGCCGAGGATGTCCACCTTTTAGCTAG TGCAAGTGTGGATGGTCGTGTTTATGTGTGGAAAATTACTGAAGGTCCCGATGAAGAAGACAAGCAGCAAATTACTGGGCGAATTGTCACTGCTATTCAGATCACTGGAGAAGGAGAATCTGTTCATCCCCGAGTTTGTTGGCATTGTCATAAACAA GAAGTTCTTGCTGTTGGGATTGGGAAACAAGTCTTGAAGATTGATACTACGAAAGTTGgaaaaggagaaaaattttCTGTGGACGAACCTCTAAAATGTGCAGTTGATAAATTGATTGATGGCATCCAACTTGTTGGTAGTCATGATGCTGAAGTCACTGACCTCTCCATGTGTCAGTGGATGACGACCCGTTTGGTATCTGCTTCAGTCGATGGAACG attaaaatttgggaagatcGAAATCCACTACCAATAGCAGTTCTCCAGCCTCACGGTGGACAACCTGTTAGTTCTGTCACATTTTTGGCCGCTCCTCATCGCCCAGACCATATAATACTTATAACTGGG GGCCCTCTCAATCGGGAAGTAAAGATATGGGTATCAGCGAGTCAGGAAGGTTGGTTACTTCCTATTAATGCCGAATCATGGCACTGCACACAGACATTGGAATTAATGAGTTCAGAGGCTCGAATAGAAGAAGCTTTCTTCAATCAAGTGATAGCCTTATCACAAGCTGGTCTTCTTTTAATGGCAAATGCCAAAAAGAATGCTATATATGTCGTGCACTTGGAATACGGTCCTAATCCTGCTGCAACACGCATGGATTACATAGCCGAATTTACTGTCACGATGCGAATACTGAGTTTTACTGGAACAAGTGAATCACTGCCTAATGGGGAGCAAGTTGTTCAGGTATATTGTGTCCAGACGCAGGCTATTCAGCAGTATGCGTTGGACTTGTCACAGTGTCTGCCACCTGCAATAGGAAATTTAGTGCATGAGAAGTCAGACTCTAATGTTTCTCGAGAAGTCTCTGTCATAGAAGGACTTGCCAATTTGGAGTCTTCTGGCAATAAGACAACGGAGGCATCGATAGCTACTTCAGCACCCTCATCGTCCATACATGAAAATGGCTTGGAGAATATACCTACTGTGAGATACCCTGTTGACCCTGTTTCTGCCGACTCACTCAGCCTTCAGGATTTTGCTACGTCAAGTATTGAAAGCAAACCAATGCCTTCACCTGTAATTGCTAGTGATGCTAATCTTTCGTCTGTTGCTTCACCTTCTCTTCCTTTGAGTCCCAGGCTGTCTGGAACGCTTTCTGGTTTTAGAAATCCATCCAGCAGCTTTGACCATGgcgttttgaatattgatccggtTGTAGAGCCAAAAATGGTTGAATATACAGTTGACAGACAAATGGACTCCGTTCATAGTAACTTGTCTGATGTTGCTTCACTGGATGGTGATTCAAGAAACTATGACAATAAGCATTCTCTAGATGATATCTCCTTGGCACTCAATCATTCAATAGAATTCAGACACCCCACTCATCTGGTTACTCCTTCTGAGATATTGATGGCCAATTCATCCTCTGAGGTGATACACGCAACAGAGGCCCAAAGCGAGGTTGAACTAAAAATTCAAGATGTGGTAATGAGCAATGAAACAAGGAATTCTGTTGTAGAGGTAAAG GTTGTGGGTGAAACTAAGTTTAATCAAAATATTGACGATGGATCTCGTGAAGAACTTCAGACATTTCTGTCGGAAAACAAGGAACGTACCTTTTGCTCGCAAGCATCTGACCTCGGAATTGAGATGGCCCGAGAATATCGTACCGTATCACCTGAAACTTATATAGTAGAGGAAGATCGCCAGTTTGATGGGGCTGGTGGAACTGAAACAGTTGCCCAACCTTCAACTGTAGAAGAAGAGACTCGTGACTCTGCAAAGGATGGTCCCGGCAGGGTAATTGATCCATCAATTCCTGTGCTGACTCCGCAACCTGCACCAAATGTCAAAGGGAAGAAGCAGAAGGGAAAGAGTGCTCAAGGATCTGGCCCATCTTCACCCTCACCAAGTGCTTTCAATTCGGCAGATTCTTCTAATGAACCAGGCCTCAGATATAGTACTCCTGTAGAATCACAAATTTATTCCATGCAAGAGGTCCTGCATCGG CTTGTAGCTCTGCAAAAAGACATTCAGAAGCAGATGACGACAATGATTGCTGTCCCTGTTATCAAAGAAGGCAGAAGACTTGAGGCatcattgggacgaagcatgGAGAAAGCTGTAAAAGCCAATGCTGATGCTTTATGGGCTCGGTTGCAAGAAGAGAATGCAAAACAGGAAAAGGTGTCTCAGGAGCGAGCACAACTAGTAACAAATATGATCAGTAGCTTCTTAAACAAAGACTTACCTTCATTGATAGAGAAAAATGTGAAGCGAGAAGTTTCTTCACTTGGGCAATCTGTGGCTCGGACTATCATTCCCACAATTGAGAAAGCGATATCCACTTCTATTGTGGAAAGCTTCCAG AAAGGAGTGGGTGATAAAGCTGTAAATCAACTGGAAAAATCAGTCAACTTCAAGCTTGAAGCTATAGTTGGTAGGCAAATCCATTCTCAATTTCAAACTTCTGGCAAGCAAGCTCTTCAG GAaatactgaaatcgagtttgGAAGTTTCTGTGATCCCTGCATTTGAAATGTCCTGCAGGGCAATGTTTGAGCAGGTTGATTCCGCATTTCAGAAAGGAATGGTTGAACATACTGCAGCAGCTCAGCAGCAGTTTGAGGCTTCACATTCATCACTTGCACTTGTTTTGAGG GATGCTATAACTTCTGCGACGTCAATGTCTCAAACTTTGAGCAATGAGTTGCTTGATGGTCAAAGAAAATTGGTAGCTCTTGCAGCAGCAGGAGTAAATTCTAAAGCAGCAAATACTTTGACTAACCAGCTGAGTAATTGTCCTTTGGGTGCTCTACACGAGAAG CTCGAGGTTGATCCAACAAAAGAGCTTTCTAGATTGGTAGCTGAGCGAAAATATGAGGAGGCTTTCATTGCTGCCTTGCATAGGAGTGACGTTACCGTCGTATCATGGTTATGTTCTCAT GTTGATTTGCCTACGCTTTTGGCCATGAATCCACTATTATTGAGCCAAGGGGTACTCCTCTCTCTTCTACAGCAATTGGCCTGTGATATCAGCAAGGAAACCCCACGAAAACTAACTTGGATGAGGGAGGTTCTAACTGCTATAAATCCTGCCGACCCAGTGATAAATGTGCACGTACGTCCCATCTTTGAGCAAGTATATCAAATAATGAATCACCATCACAGCATTCCAACCACTACGGTTTCCGAACTTTCCAGCGTTCGCTTGATCATGCATGTCATCAATTCCATGCTTATGGGCTCTAAATGA
- the LOC142519008 gene encoding enhancer of mRNA-decapping protein 4-like isoform X1, which yields MEYGKQKSCEPMNTEAVNVADMATPGNPNTPGGAPPFDMPKVFRPSNSPAATLASNPNPQNITNSDSPFTNPNLISAPFTAPSASFPPPAAAGGGQYSYLPQTSPFHHRPQFHHLPMYSPPSNSREFADVHPQRSMSFPTPTLQPQVPAASSPHHLNLQAALISQSPNTHGARLMALLSAPPSTLDSPNESTIPMPQTLPTSSGSDFSMPQFMNNLPSGPGLLVSHQGPVMRMPSSKLPKGRHLSGDHLVYDIDIRLPGEVQPQLEVTPITKYGSDPGLVVGRQIAVNKTYICYGLKLGAIRVLNINTALRSLLKGLAQRVTDMAFFAEDVHLLASASVDGRVYVWKITEGPDEEDKQQITGRIVTAIQITGEGESVHPRVCWHCHKQEVLAVGIGKQVLKIDTTKVGKGEKFSVDEPLKCAVDKLIDGIQLVGSHDAEVTDLSMCQWMTTRLVSASVDGTIKIWEDRNPLPIAVLQPHGGQPVSSVTFLAAPHRPDHIILITGGPLNREVKIWVSASQEGWLLPINAESWHCTQTLELMSSEARIEEAFFNQVIALSQAGLLLMANAKKNAIYVVHLEYGPNPAATRMDYIAEFTVTMRILSFTGTSESLPNGEQVVQVYCVQTQAIQQYALDLSQCLPPAIGNLVHEKSDSNVSREVSVIEGLANLESSGNKTTEASIATSAPSSSIHENGLENIPTVRYPVDPVSADSLSLQDFATSSIESKPMPSPVIASDANLSSVASPSLPLSPRLSGTLSGFRNPSSSFDHGVLNIDPVVEPKMVEYTVDRQMDSVHSNLSDVASLDGDSRNYDNKHSLDDISLALNHSIEFRHPTHLVTPSEILMANSSSEVIHATEAQSEVELKIQDVVMSNETRNSVVEVKVVGETKFNQNIDDGSREELQTKVVGETKFNQNIDDGSREELQTFLSENKERTFCSQASDLGIEMAREYRTVSPETYIVEEDRQFDGAGGTETVAQPSTVEEETRDSAKDGPGRVIDPSIPVLTPQPAPNVKGKKQKGKSAQGSGPSSPSPSAFNSADSSNEPGLRYSTPVESQIYSMQEVLHRLVALQKDIQKQMTTMIAVPVIKEGRRLEASLGRSMEKAVKANADALWARLQEENAKQEKVSQERAQLVTNMISSFLNKDLPSLIEKNVKREVSSLGQSVARTIIPTIEKAISTSIVESFQKGVGDKAVNQLEKSVNFKLEAIVGRQIHSQFQTSGKQALQEILKSSLEVSVIPAFEMSCRAMFEQVDSAFQKGMVEHTAAAQQQFEASHSSLALVLRDAITSATSMSQTLSNELLDGQRKLVALAAAGVNSKAANTLTNQLSNCPLGALHEKLEVDPTKELSRLVAERKYEEAFIAALHRSDVTVVSWLCSHVDLPTLLAMNPLLLSQGVLLSLLQQLACDISKETPRKLTWMREVLTAINPADPVINVHVRPIFEQVYQIMNHHHSIPTTTVSELSSVRLIMHVINSMLMGSK from the exons ATGGAATATGGCAAACAAAAGAGCTGTGAGCCTATGAACACTGAAGCAGTTAATGTTGCAGACATGGCGACCCCTGGAAATCCCAATACACCCGGCGGAGCTCCTCCTTTCGACATGCCCAAGGTGTTCAGACCTTCCAATTCCCCGGCAGCGACACTTGCTTCCAACCCCAATCCCCAAAACATTACTAACAGCGATAGCCCCTTCACTAACCctaatttgatttcagctcCCTTTACGGCCCCCTCGGCCTCTTTCCCGCCGCCCGCCGCTGCCGGCGGAGGGCAGTATTCGTATCTTCCTCAAACCTCGCCGTTCCATCACCGACCTCAGTTCCACCATCTTCCTATGTACAGTCCCCCATCCAACTCTCGGGAATTTGCTGACGTTCACCCCCAGAGGTCCATGTCTTTCCCTACGCCCACCCTCCAACCCCAAGTTCCAGCGGCTAGTTCCCCTCACCACCTTAATCTCCAAGCCGCTCTTATTTCCCAAAGCCCTAACACCCACGGCGCTCGTTTGATGGCGCTTTTGAGTGCTCCACCTTCAACGCTGGACAGTCCAAATGAGTCCACAATTCCGATGCCCCAAACTCTCCCTACTTCTTCGGGCTCTGACTTTTCCATGCCACAATTTATGAACAATTTGCCGTCTGGACCTGGATTATTAGTTTCACATCAGGGCCCTGTGATGCGGATGCCAAGTAGTAAACTCCCCAAGGGGAGGCATTTGAGCGGCGATCATTTGGTTTATGATATAGATATCAGGTTGCCAGGAGAGGTGCAGCCCCAGCTTGAGGTTACACCCATTACCAAATATGGGTCGGACCCAGGACTTGTAGTGGGCAGGCAAATCGCAGtgaataaaacatatatatgttaTGGACTTAAGTTGGGGGCTATTAGGGTGCTTAATATCAACACAGCCTTAAGATCATTGCTCAAAGGCCTAGCTCAG AGGGTCACAGACATGGCTTTCTTTGCCGAGGATGTCCACCTTTTAGCTAG TGCAAGTGTGGATGGTCGTGTTTATGTGTGGAAAATTACTGAAGGTCCCGATGAAGAAGACAAGCAGCAAATTACTGGGCGAATTGTCACTGCTATTCAGATCACTGGAGAAGGAGAATCTGTTCATCCCCGAGTTTGTTGGCATTGTCATAAACAA GAAGTTCTTGCTGTTGGGATTGGGAAACAAGTCTTGAAGATTGATACTACGAAAGTTGgaaaaggagaaaaattttCTGTGGACGAACCTCTAAAATGTGCAGTTGATAAATTGATTGATGGCATCCAACTTGTTGGTAGTCATGATGCTGAAGTCACTGACCTCTCCATGTGTCAGTGGATGACGACCCGTTTGGTATCTGCTTCAGTCGATGGAACG attaaaatttgggaagatcGAAATCCACTACCAATAGCAGTTCTCCAGCCTCACGGTGGACAACCTGTTAGTTCTGTCACATTTTTGGCCGCTCCTCATCGCCCAGACCATATAATACTTATAACTGGG GGCCCTCTCAATCGGGAAGTAAAGATATGGGTATCAGCGAGTCAGGAAGGTTGGTTACTTCCTATTAATGCCGAATCATGGCACTGCACACAGACATTGGAATTAATGAGTTCAGAGGCTCGAATAGAAGAAGCTTTCTTCAATCAAGTGATAGCCTTATCACAAGCTGGTCTTCTTTTAATGGCAAATGCCAAAAAGAATGCTATATATGTCGTGCACTTGGAATACGGTCCTAATCCTGCTGCAACACGCATGGATTACATAGCCGAATTTACTGTCACGATGCGAATACTGAGTTTTACTGGAACAAGTGAATCACTGCCTAATGGGGAGCAAGTTGTTCAGGTATATTGTGTCCAGACGCAGGCTATTCAGCAGTATGCGTTGGACTTGTCACAGTGTCTGCCACCTGCAATAGGAAATTTAGTGCATGAGAAGTCAGACTCTAATGTTTCTCGAGAAGTCTCTGTCATAGAAGGACTTGCCAATTTGGAGTCTTCTGGCAATAAGACAACGGAGGCATCGATAGCTACTTCAGCACCCTCATCGTCCATACATGAAAATGGCTTGGAGAATATACCTACTGTGAGATACCCTGTTGACCCTGTTTCTGCCGACTCACTCAGCCTTCAGGATTTTGCTACGTCAAGTATTGAAAGCAAACCAATGCCTTCACCTGTAATTGCTAGTGATGCTAATCTTTCGTCTGTTGCTTCACCTTCTCTTCCTTTGAGTCCCAGGCTGTCTGGAACGCTTTCTGGTTTTAGAAATCCATCCAGCAGCTTTGACCATGgcgttttgaatattgatccggtTGTAGAGCCAAAAATGGTTGAATATACAGTTGACAGACAAATGGACTCCGTTCATAGTAACTTGTCTGATGTTGCTTCACTGGATGGTGATTCAAGAAACTATGACAATAAGCATTCTCTAGATGATATCTCCTTGGCACTCAATCATTCAATAGAATTCAGACACCCCACTCATCTGGTTACTCCTTCTGAGATATTGATGGCCAATTCATCCTCTGAGGTGATACACGCAACAGAGGCCCAAAGCGAGGTTGAACTAAAAATTCAAGATGTGGTAATGAGCAATGAAACAAGGAATTCTGTTGTAGAGGTAAAGGTTGTGGGTGAAACAAAGTTTAATCAAAATATTGACGATGGATCTCGTGAAGAACTTCAGACAAAGGTTGTGGGTGAAACTAAGTTTAATCAAAATATTGACGATGGATCTCGTGAAGAACTTCAGACATTTCTGTCGGAAAACAAGGAACGTACCTTTTGCTCGCAAGCATCTGACCTCGGAATTGAGATGGCCCGAGAATATCGTACCGTATCACCTGAAACTTATATAGTAGAGGAAGATCGCCAGTTTGATGGGGCTGGTGGAACTGAAACAGTTGCCCAACCTTCAACTGTAGAAGAAGAGACTCGTGACTCTGCAAAGGATGGTCCCGGCAGGGTAATTGATCCATCAATTCCTGTGCTGACTCCGCAACCTGCACCAAATGTCAAAGGGAAGAAGCAGAAGGGAAAGAGTGCTCAAGGATCTGGCCCATCTTCACCCTCACCAAGTGCTTTCAATTCGGCAGATTCTTCTAATGAACCAGGCCTCAGATATAGTACTCCTGTAGAATCACAAATTTATTCCATGCAAGAGGTCCTGCATCGG CTTGTAGCTCTGCAAAAAGACATTCAGAAGCAGATGACGACAATGATTGCTGTCCCTGTTATCAAAGAAGGCAGAAGACTTGAGGCatcattgggacgaagcatgGAGAAAGCTGTAAAAGCCAATGCTGATGCTTTATGGGCTCGGTTGCAAGAAGAGAATGCAAAACAGGAAAAGGTGTCTCAGGAGCGAGCACAACTAGTAACAAATATGATCAGTAGCTTCTTAAACAAAGACTTACCTTCATTGATAGAGAAAAATGTGAAGCGAGAAGTTTCTTCACTTGGGCAATCTGTGGCTCGGACTATCATTCCCACAATTGAGAAAGCGATATCCACTTCTATTGTGGAAAGCTTCCAG AAAGGAGTGGGTGATAAAGCTGTAAATCAACTGGAAAAATCAGTCAACTTCAAGCTTGAAGCTATAGTTGGTAGGCAAATCCATTCTCAATTTCAAACTTCTGGCAAGCAAGCTCTTCAG GAaatactgaaatcgagtttgGAAGTTTCTGTGATCCCTGCATTTGAAATGTCCTGCAGGGCAATGTTTGAGCAGGTTGATTCCGCATTTCAGAAAGGAATGGTTGAACATACTGCAGCAGCTCAGCAGCAGTTTGAGGCTTCACATTCATCACTTGCACTTGTTTTGAGG GATGCTATAACTTCTGCGACGTCAATGTCTCAAACTTTGAGCAATGAGTTGCTTGATGGTCAAAGAAAATTGGTAGCTCTTGCAGCAGCAGGAGTAAATTCTAAAGCAGCAAATACTTTGACTAACCAGCTGAGTAATTGTCCTTTGGGTGCTCTACACGAGAAG CTCGAGGTTGATCCAACAAAAGAGCTTTCTAGATTGGTAGCTGAGCGAAAATATGAGGAGGCTTTCATTGCTGCCTTGCATAGGAGTGACGTTACCGTCGTATCATGGTTATGTTCTCAT GTTGATTTGCCTACGCTTTTGGCCATGAATCCACTATTATTGAGCCAAGGGGTACTCCTCTCTCTTCTACAGCAATTGGCCTGTGATATCAGCAAGGAAACCCCACGAAAACTAACTTGGATGAGGGAGGTTCTAACTGCTATAAATCCTGCCGACCCAGTGATAAATGTGCACGTACGTCCCATCTTTGAGCAAGTATATCAAATAATGAATCACCATCACAGCATTCCAACCACTACGGTTTCCGAACTTTCCAGCGTTCGCTTGATCATGCATGTCATCAATTCCATGCTTATGGGCTCTAAATGA